In Leishmania major strain Friedlin complete genome, chromosome 34, the following proteins share a genomic window:
- the mMDH gene encoding mitochondrial malate dehydrogenase codes for MRSSATRLFRVAVLGAAGGIGQPLSLLLKCSPLVTSLSLYDIRGGPGVAADLSHIPSPAEVIGFSSGELEKAVKGADLVLVVAGIPRKPGMTRDDLLHTNASIVRDLAIAVGTHAPKAIVGIITNPVNSTVPVAAEALKKVGVYDPARLFGVTTLDVVRARTFVAEALGASPYDVDVPVIGGHSGETIVPLLSGFPSLSEEQVRQLTHRIQFGGDEVVKAKDGAGSATLSMAYAASEWSISMLKALRGDRGIVEYALVESDMQQPHSRFFGCAVELGTHGVERVLPMPKLNAYEQQLLDACVPALSAEFRKGVDLAVKLHLSQDN; via the coding sequence ATGCGTTCCTCTGCGACTCGGCTGTTCCGCGTTGCCGTCCTGGGAGCGGCTGGCGGCATCGGCCAGCCCTTGTCGCTCCTCCTAAAGTGCAGCCCTCTCGTGACGAGTCTTTCGCTCTATGACATTCGCGGCGGACCAGGCGTGGCTGCGGACCTCTCCCACATTCCATCACCAGCAGAGGTGATCGGGTTTTCCTCAGGTGAGCTGGAGAAAGCCGTGAAGGGAGCGGACCtcgtgctggtggtggctgGCATCCCCCGCAAACCGGGGATGACGCGCGACGACCTCTTGCACACCAACGCCAGCATTGTCCGAGATCTCGCCATCGCCGttggcacgcacgcaccgaaGGCAATTGTTGGCATTATCACGAACCCCGTCAACAGCACTGTGCCAGTGGCTGCTgaggcgctgaagaaggTCGGCGTGTACGATCCTGCGCGCCTCTTTGGTGTCACCACACTCGACGTTGTCCGTGCCCGCACCTtcgtcgcggaggcgctcGGTGCCAGCCCGTACGACGTTGACGTCCCTGTTATTGGCGGCCACAGCGGTGAGACGATTGTGCCGTTGCTCTCGGGCTTCCCGTCGCTGTCGGAGGAGCAGGTGCGGCAGCTGACGCACCGCATCCAGTTTGGTGGTGATGAGGTGGTGAAGGCCAAGGATGGTGCGGGCTCGGCGACGCTGTCCATGGCGTACGCGGCCTCGGAATGGTCAATCTCGATGCTCAAGGCTCTTCGTGGTGACAGGGGCATTGTCGAGTACGCTCTTGTGGAAAGTGACATGCAGCAGCCACATTCTCGCTTCTTTGGATGTGCAGTGGAACTTGGCACACACGGCGTAgagcgtgtgctgccgatgccgaaGCTGAATGCCTACGAGCAGCAGTTGCTGGACGCGTGCGTTCCTGCACTCAGCGCCGAGTTCCGCAAGGGGGTCGACCTTGCTGTGAAGTTGCACCTCTCACAGGATAATTGA